Proteins found in one Thermaerobacter subterraneus DSM 13965 genomic segment:
- a CDS encoding cyclase family protein, protein MNQPIVPVDLRHVELIDLSHPWGVNTPAFAGYDGPVVKWIKRPAFDRVGGQKIETTLHVGTHLDAPIHFITGGKDIASLPLDRLFGPGVVVDISDEVGDYDIYTPEHITRKVEVRKGDILIIHTGYHHYYNHGDRPDEERYFCKHPGPTREFAEWALSMELRWIGIDAGSADHPMNTVIRKLRPDLAREAERKLGRPLDEIFPDHEFQLMHNFLFPHDLVHVENVGGDIDRVLNQRVWIGCFPWKFEGGEAAFCRVVAFVQKQGA, encoded by the coding sequence TCTGTCCCATCCCTGGGGCGTGAACACCCCGGCTTTCGCCGGGTACGACGGCCCGGTGGTCAAGTGGATCAAGCGCCCCGCCTTCGACCGGGTGGGTGGGCAGAAGATCGAGACCACCTTGCACGTGGGGACCCACCTGGATGCGCCCATCCACTTCATCACAGGGGGCAAGGACATCGCCAGCCTTCCCCTGGACCGCCTTTTCGGCCCGGGGGTGGTGGTCGACATCAGCGACGAGGTAGGCGACTACGACATTTACACTCCCGAGCACATCACCCGCAAGGTGGAGGTCCGCAAGGGCGACATCCTGATCATCCACACCGGTTACCACCACTACTACAACCACGGCGACCGGCCCGACGAGGAGCGGTACTTCTGCAAGCACCCCGGCCCGACCCGGGAGTTTGCCGAGTGGGCCCTGTCCATGGAGCTGCGCTGGATCGGCATCGACGCCGGTTCCGCCGACCACCCGATGAACACCGTGATCCGCAAGCTGCGCCCCGACCTGGCCCGGGAGGCGGAGCGGAAACTGGGCCGGCCGCTGGACGAGATCTTCCCCGACCACGAGTTCCAGCTGATGCACAACTTCCTGTTCCCCCACGACCTGGTCCACGTGGAGAACGTGGGCGGGGACATCGACCGGGTGCTGAACCAGCGGGTCTGGATCGGCTGTTTCCCCTGGAAGTTCGAGGGCGGGGAGGCGGCCTTCTGCCGGGTGGTGGCCTTCGTCCAGAAGCAAGGGGCGTAG
- the arcC gene encoding carbamate kinase, whose protein sequence is MAGVKGRQAAEAGPVSGTDEGRESRQPGADGGTGCGAGGPLWVVALGGNAILRHGQRGTYEEQAANLAATAGQLATLIARGDRLVITHGNGPQVGNLLIQQEEAASRVPPLPLHACGAMTQGLLGFMLQQALERALARRGIRRPTAVLVTRALVHRDDPAFARPDKPIGPFYPEDVARALARERGWVVAEDAGRGWRRRVPSPDPVAVAEVAVVAQLVAAGVTVVAAGGGGVPVAGDEPVDAVVDKDLAAARLAVALDATGLFVLTDVEHVALDWGTPRARPLQRVTASELAAFRDAGHFAAGSMGPKVEAVLRFVEATGRRAAIGPLERAMDVVDGRAGTQVVPATAATVA, encoded by the coding sequence GTGGCAGGTGTGAAGGGCAGGCAGGCCGCGGAAGCCGGACCCGTCTCCGGTACGGACGAGGGCAGGGAATCGCGGCAGCCGGGGGCTGACGGGGGGACCGGATGCGGGGCCGGTGGGCCCCTCTGGGTGGTGGCCCTGGGCGGCAACGCCATCCTGCGGCATGGACAGCGGGGCACCTACGAAGAACAGGCAGCCAACCTGGCGGCCACCGCCGGGCAGCTGGCCACGCTGATCGCCCGGGGGGACCGCCTGGTCATCACCCATGGCAACGGCCCCCAGGTAGGCAACCTGCTGATCCAGCAGGAAGAGGCCGCGTCCCGCGTCCCGCCCCTGCCCCTGCATGCCTGTGGCGCCATGACCCAGGGACTGCTGGGGTTCATGCTCCAGCAAGCGCTGGAGCGGGCCCTGGCGCGGCGGGGCATCCGGCGGCCCACGGCGGTGCTGGTGACCCGGGCCCTGGTGCATCGGGACGACCCGGCCTTTGCCCGTCCGGACAAGCCCATCGGTCCCTTCTACCCCGAGGACGTGGCGCGGGCCCTGGCCCGCGAGCGGGGCTGGGTGGTGGCGGAAGACGCCGGCCGGGGCTGGCGGCGCCGCGTGCCGTCGCCTGATCCCGTGGCCGTGGCCGAGGTGGCGGTGGTGGCCCAGCTGGTGGCGGCCGGTGTCACCGTGGTGGCCGCCGGCGGTGGCGGGGTGCCCGTGGCGGGCGACGAGCCGGTGGACGCCGTGGTCGACAAGGACCTGGCCGCGGCGCGGCTGGCGGTGGCGCTGGATGCGACGGGCCTGTTCGTCCTGACGGACGTGGAGCACGTCGCCCTTGATTGGGGCACCCCCCGGGCCCGGCCGCTCCAGCGGGTCACCGCTTCCGAGCTGGCTGCCTTCCGCGACGCAGGCCACTTTGCGGCGGGTAGCATGGGGCCCAAGGTGGAGGCGGTGCTCCGCTTCGTCGAGGCCACGGGCCGCCGGGCGGCCATCGGCCCGTTGGAGCGGGCGATGGACGTGGTGGACGGGCGGGCCGGCACCCAGGTGGTGCCGGCCACGGCGGCCACCGTGGCCTGA
- a CDS encoding ABC transporter ATP-binding protein, whose product MNAALASAPQEQRLQGLAGGEPLLEVRDLKKYYPIRRGLFGRVEGFIRAVDGVSFTLRQGETLGLVGESGCGKTTLGRTILRLQEPTAGQIVYRGQDLTRVPPASLRRLRREMQIIFQDPFGSLDPRMTAGQIVAEPLVVHGVPRAERQRRVAELLERVGLSPQDARRLPHEFSGGQRQRLGIARALALNPRLVVCDEPVSALDVSIQSQILNLLMELQRELGLTYLFIAHDLNVVRHVSDRVGVMYLGRLVELAGADELYAWPAHPYTQALLSAIPEPDPERRRERIVLQGDVPSPARPPSGCRFHTRCPLARERCRLEEPAWRAVRPGHWVACHFAEEALGRTAG is encoded by the coding sequence GTGAACGCAGCGCTGGCCAGCGCGCCCCAGGAACAACGCTTGCAAGGCTTAGCCGGCGGCGAACCGCTCCTCGAGGTGCGCGACCTGAAAAAGTACTATCCGATCCGGCGGGGGCTCTTCGGACGGGTCGAGGGCTTCATCCGGGCGGTGGACGGCGTCTCCTTCACCCTCCGCCAGGGGGAGACCCTGGGACTGGTCGGCGAGAGCGGTTGCGGCAAGACCACTCTGGGCCGGACCATCCTGCGGCTGCAGGAACCGACGGCCGGGCAGATCGTCTACCGCGGCCAGGACCTGACCCGCGTGCCACCGGCGTCCCTGCGCCGCTTGCGCCGGGAGATGCAGATCATCTTCCAGGACCCCTTCGGCTCCCTGGACCCGCGGATGACGGCGGGGCAGATCGTGGCCGAGCCCCTGGTGGTCCACGGGGTGCCCCGGGCCGAGCGCCAGCGGCGGGTGGCCGAGCTCCTGGAACGGGTAGGCCTGTCGCCGCAGGACGCCCGCAGGCTGCCCCACGAGTTCTCGGGCGGCCAGCGCCAGCGGCTGGGCATCGCCCGGGCCCTGGCCCTCAACCCGCGCCTGGTCGTGTGCGACGAGCCCGTCAGCGCCCTGGACGTGTCGATCCAGTCCCAGATCCTCAACCTGCTCATGGAACTGCAGCGGGAGCTGGGGCTGACCTATCTGTTCATCGCCCACGACCTCAACGTGGTGCGCCACGTCAGCGACCGGGTGGGCGTGATGTACCTGGGGCGCCTGGTGGAACTGGCCGGCGCCGACGAGCTGTATGCCTGGCCGGCCCATCCCTACACCCAGGCCCTGCTGTCGGCCATCCCCGAGCCCGATCCCGAGCGGCGGCGGGAGCGGATCGTCCTGCAGGGCGACGTCCCCAGCCCGGCCAGGCCCCCCAGCGGCTGCCGCTTCCACACGCGCTGCCCGCTGGCCCGGGAGCGTTGCCGGCTGGAAGAACCGGCCTGGCGGGCCGTCCGGCCCGGCCACTGGGTGGCCTGCCACTTTGCCGAGGAGGCTCTCGGCCGGACGGCCGGGTAA
- a CDS encoding ABC transporter ATP-binding protein, with amino-acid sequence MRMQAAHTPPPGGAPPDRPGRDTPASGGEAGRRGEAGREMAAERRAGSTAPVLAVDDLWVRFRTEDGPFDAVRGVTFDVNPGETVALVGESGCGKSVMALSIMRLLPEPQAQIRRGRILFEGQDLARASERAMRQIRGNRIAMIFQEPMTSLNPVYTCGEQVAEAIRTHRRCSRKEARELALEAFRQVGITDPERRLDQFPHELSGGLRQRVMIAMAIACRPQLIIADEPTTALDVTIQAQILDLLRDLQARLGTSILFITHDLGVVAEMADRVVVMYAGEVVEQGPVQAIFRRPGHPYTAGLFRSIPRRDTPRKAPLPAIEGVVPHPSRRPPGCPFAPRCPEARGVCREQPAPWVELGDGHGARCWVHVEEAREVTAR; translated from the coding sequence ATGAGGATGCAGGCGGCTCACACCCCGCCGCCGGGCGGGGCGCCACCGGACCGGCCGGGCCGGGACACACCGGCCTCCGGAGGCGAGGCCGGGCGCCGGGGGGAGGCCGGCCGGGAGATGGCGGCGGAACGGCGGGCCGGTTCCACCGCCCCGGTGCTGGCGGTGGACGATCTCTGGGTCCGCTTCCGGACCGAGGACGGGCCCTTTGATGCGGTGCGTGGCGTGACCTTCGATGTCAACCCCGGGGAAACGGTGGCCCTGGTGGGTGAGAGCGGGTGCGGCAAGAGCGTGATGGCCCTGTCCATCATGCGGCTCCTGCCCGAGCCGCAGGCGCAGATCCGGCGCGGCCGGATCCTCTTCGAGGGCCAGGACCTGGCCCGGGCTTCCGAGCGGGCCATGCGCCAGATCCGGGGCAATCGCATCGCCATGATCTTCCAGGAACCCATGACCAGCCTCAACCCCGTGTACACCTGCGGGGAGCAGGTGGCGGAGGCCATCCGCACCCACCGGCGCTGCAGCCGGAAGGAAGCCCGGGAGCTGGCGCTGGAAGCGTTTCGCCAGGTGGGGATCACCGATCCCGAGCGGCGCCTGGACCAGTTCCCCCACGAGCTCTCGGGCGGGCTGCGGCAGCGGGTGATGATCGCCATGGCCATCGCGTGCCGGCCGCAGCTCATCATCGCCGACGAACCCACCACGGCCCTGGATGTGACCATCCAGGCCCAGATCCTGGACCTGCTCCGGGACCTGCAGGCCCGGCTGGGGACCAGCATCCTGTTCATCACCCACGACCTGGGCGTGGTGGCCGAGATGGCCGATCGGGTGGTGGTGATGTACGCCGGCGAGGTGGTCGAGCAAGGTCCCGTGCAGGCCATCTTCCGCCGCCCGGGGCACCCCTACACCGCCGGTCTTTTCCGCTCCATCCCCCGCCGGGATACGCCGCGGAAGGCCCCCCTGCCGGCCATCGAAGGGGTGGTGCCCCACCCGTCCCGGAGGCCTCCGGGCTGCCCCTTCGCACCGCGCTGCCCTGAAGCCCGCGGCGTGTGCCGGGAGCAACCGGCGCCCTGGGTGGAGCTGGGGGACGGCCACGGCGCGCGGTGCTGGGTTCATGTCGAAGAGGCTCGGGAGGTGACGGCCCGGTGA
- a CDS encoding gamma-glutamyltransferase family protein, which produces MIDPALTSDPGRPVWATRGMVASGQPLATAAGLEMLLRGGNAVDAALAMAAVTSVTMPEMCGLGGDAFALVYDARTRTVTAFNGSGPAPLAASVERYRAAGYTEMPFEGWWSVAVPGAVGVYLEMHARYGSLPLEEVWAPAIRYAREGFPIDARLAANIAAGADKLAQDPAAAAVFLAAGSRPRPGTILKNPDLARSFEQVLAEGAEGFYKGTLARRIGEASRAAGGLLTAEDMAAFEVEVYRPLVTTYRGYRVFETAPPSQGLILLEMLNLAEGFDLSGGSPTDPDVVHLLVEIKKLAFADRNAYLGDPRFVKAPVEKLISKAYAARRRQDLDLRRANNAPSGGDLDGDTTSFVAVDGEGNAVSFIHSISALWGAGVMVPGTGFLMNNRAGRGFVLSEEHPNGLAPGKRTMHTLNTYLVTRPQSHDPEGPEGGHPQPAAPEQGAGSSRHDAGRPSGDGELVLVGNTPGGDGQPQWNLQVLVNVLDFGLNAYQAVAAPRWTSFPGTDPINLKAPLELRLESRFPAETAAELLQRGHVLRGIGPWAAGGSAMLIRVLEGGVYEGAADPRDGGVALGF; this is translated from the coding sequence GTGATCGATCCCGCCCTCACATCGGATCCCGGCCGGCCCGTGTGGGCGACCCGCGGCATGGTGGCGTCCGGCCAGCCCCTGGCCACCGCCGCCGGGCTGGAGATGCTGCTGCGGGGCGGCAATGCCGTGGACGCCGCCCTGGCCATGGCCGCCGTCACCAGCGTGACCATGCCCGAGATGTGCGGGCTGGGCGGTGACGCCTTCGCCCTGGTGTACGACGCGCGCACCCGCACCGTGACGGCCTTCAACGGGAGCGGCCCCGCTCCATTGGCCGCCAGCGTGGAACGGTACCGGGCCGCCGGCTACACCGAGATGCCCTTCGAAGGCTGGTGGTCGGTGGCCGTTCCCGGTGCGGTGGGCGTCTACCTGGAGATGCACGCCCGGTACGGCTCGCTGCCCCTGGAAGAGGTCTGGGCGCCCGCCATCCGCTACGCCCGGGAAGGATTCCCCATCGACGCCCGGCTGGCAGCCAACATCGCCGCCGGGGCGGACAAGCTGGCGCAGGATCCCGCCGCAGCCGCCGTGTTCCTCGCCGCCGGTTCCCGCCCCCGGCCGGGTACCATCCTGAAGAACCCCGACCTGGCCCGCAGCTTCGAGCAGGTGCTGGCCGAAGGGGCCGAGGGCTTCTACAAGGGAACCCTGGCCCGCCGCATCGGCGAAGCGTCCCGCGCCGCCGGCGGCCTGCTGACCGCGGAGGACATGGCGGCCTTCGAGGTGGAGGTCTACCGGCCCCTGGTCACCACCTACCGGGGATACCGGGTCTTCGAAACGGCACCGCCGTCCCAGGGCCTGATCCTCCTGGAAATGCTGAACCTGGCGGAAGGCTTCGACCTGTCCGGCGGGTCGCCCACCGATCCCGACGTGGTGCACCTGCTGGTCGAGATCAAGAAGCTGGCCTTTGCGGACCGCAACGCCTACCTGGGCGACCCCCGCTTCGTGAAGGCGCCGGTGGAGAAGCTGATCAGCAAGGCCTACGCAGCCCGGCGCCGCCAGGATCTCGACCTCCGGCGGGCCAACAACGCCCCCTCGGGGGGCGACCTGGACGGGGACACCACGTCCTTCGTCGCCGTCGACGGGGAGGGGAACGCCGTTTCCTTCATCCACAGCATCTCCGCCCTCTGGGGTGCGGGCGTGATGGTGCCGGGCACCGGCTTTCTGATGAACAACCGGGCCGGGCGCGGCTTCGTCCTCAGCGAGGAGCACCCCAACGGCCTCGCACCCGGCAAGCGGACCATGCACACCCTGAACACCTACCTGGTGACCCGGCCGCAATCCCACGATCCGGAAGGCCCGGAGGGCGGTCACCCGCAGCCCGCCGCCCCGGAGCAGGGTGCCGGCAGCTCCCGGCACGATGCAGGGCGGCCTTCGGGCGACGGCGAGCTGGTCCTGGTGGGCAACACCCCCGGCGGGGACGGCCAGCCCCAGTGGAACCTCCAGGTGCTGGTCAACGTGCTGGACTTCGGGCTCAACGCCTACCAGGCGGTGGCGGCACCCCGCTGGACCAGCTTCCCCGGGACCGATCCCATCAACCTCAAGGCGCCCCTTGAGCTGCGCCTGGAGTCCCGCTTCCCGGCCGAGACGGCGGCGGAGCTGCTGCAGCGCGGCCACGTCCTGCGCGGGATCGGCCCCTGGGCGGCCGGCGGCTCGGCCATGCTGATCCGGGTGCTGGAGGGCGGCGTCTACGAGGGCGCGGCGGACCCGCGGGACGGCGGCGTGGCGCTGGGCTTCTGA
- a CDS encoding chromate transporter, with translation MSWERLWQLAVAFGQSGLLGFGGGPGVVPFIKEQVVDRYHWLDEAGFAETLALGNALPGPIATKLAAFIGFKVAGLLGLLVAVTAAVAPTAIAMIALVGVFQAYRHSPAVAGALNAVKPVAVALMLQVAWDLGTRSFPGVATWVVGVASTVLLFAGVNPALVVALALVAGAVFRI, from the coding sequence GTGTCGTGGGAGCGATTATGGCAACTGGCCGTCGCCTTCGGGCAGAGCGGCCTTCTGGGATTCGGCGGCGGGCCGGGCGTGGTGCCGTTCATCAAGGAGCAGGTGGTCGATCGCTACCACTGGCTGGATGAAGCGGGCTTCGCCGAGACCCTGGCCCTGGGCAACGCCCTGCCGGGCCCCATCGCCACCAAGCTGGCCGCCTTCATCGGTTTCAAGGTCGCCGGGCTGCTGGGGCTTCTCGTGGCCGTCACGGCGGCAGTGGCCCCTACGGCCATCGCCATGATCGCCCTGGTCGGCGTCTTCCAGGCCTACCGCCACTCTCCCGCCGTGGCGGGAGCCCTCAATGCGGTCAAGCCGGTGGCGGTGGCCCTGATGTTGCAGGTGGCATGGGACCTGGGCACCCGCTCCTTCCCGGGTGTGGCCACATGGGTGGTCGGCGTCGCCAGCACCGTGCTGCTCTTCGCCGGCGTCAACCCGGCCCTGGTGGTGGCCCTGGCCCTGGTCGCCGGGGCCGTGTTCCGGATCTAG